Proteins encoded together in one Catellatospora citrea window:
- the ppgK gene encoding polyphosphate--glucose phosphotransferase, with protein MAILGIDIGGSGIKGAPVDITTGTLVEERFRVETPQPSDVTSVVAAVAEVVAHFDATERIGVTFPGVVLGGVTRTAANVDKSWLGAPARDLFSQAVGAPVTVLNDADAAGVAEMTFGAGRGRKGVTIMLTLGTGIGSAIFIDDRLVPNTEFGHLKINGEDAEERASAHAREVDKLGWSKWAKHVEEYLREMENLFNPDLFIIGGGISKKSEKFLPLIDIRTPAVPAVLLNEAGIVGAALAAAGAEFAGGA; from the coding sequence ATGGCGATTCTGGGCATCGACATCGGCGGCTCCGGCATCAAAGGGGCCCCGGTGGACATCACCACCGGCACCCTGGTCGAGGAGCGGTTCCGGGTGGAGACACCACAGCCGTCCGACGTGACCAGCGTGGTGGCCGCGGTGGCCGAGGTGGTAGCCCACTTCGACGCGACCGAGCGGATCGGGGTCACCTTCCCCGGCGTGGTGCTCGGCGGGGTGACCCGCACCGCCGCCAACGTGGACAAGTCCTGGCTGGGCGCCCCCGCCCGCGACCTGTTCAGCCAGGCCGTCGGCGCGCCGGTGACCGTGCTCAACGACGCCGACGCGGCAGGCGTCGCCGAGATGACCTTCGGCGCGGGCCGCGGCCGCAAGGGTGTCACGATCATGCTCACGCTCGGCACCGGGATCGGCAGCGCGATCTTCATCGACGACCGGCTGGTGCCGAACACCGAGTTCGGGCACCTGAAGATCAACGGTGAGGACGCCGAGGAGCGGGCGTCGGCGCACGCGCGCGAGGTCGACAAGCTCGGCTGGAGCAAGTGGGCCAAGCACGTCGAGGAATACCTGCGCGAGATGGAGAACCTGTTCAACCCCGACCTGTTCATCATCGGCGGCGGCATCAGCAAGAAGTCCGAGAAGTTCCTGCCGCTGATCGACATCCGCACCCCGGCGGTGCCCGCGGTCCTGCTCAACGAGGCCGGCATCGTCGGCGCGGCGCTCGCCGCGGCCGGAGCCGAGTTCGCCGGCGGGGCCTGA
- a CDS encoding AMP-binding protein translates to MGDRTYDPADNYAAKALMLFTGYGDAEALVAVDGRRYSYAEVRAEVIAMAGALWAHGIRPGQALGVLARNPAESVFLQLAAGLMGCRTAWIANNAPPRFRRGFLDLAEVDAFVYDAGKLPEMGAELAALAAPRPVFCFGPGGAGPDLTAGPPATELPFDPAAVTDEPSSLFQTGGTTGSPKLVHHGHRFFAALHALSEYYLSGGQPTLRHLLVAGTWHVSAQTAVFMTLFTGGTAFLHDGLDYPLFYDTVERERINSTLLAPPLLYVLLDDPKSAGVDFSSLHTLTVSGAAASPARLTQAIERFGPVLRIVYGMSESPFISALPELDHDPAHPERLSSCGIPYGDVRVQVRGEDGAVLAPGEVGEVWITGSLLMRGYWGMPELTAQTLVDGWLRTGDVGRLDADGYLYLLDRVKDMIVTGLSSTNVFCRPVEDALAAHPEVVAATVIGVPHELEGEAVHAYVVRTPDGTVTPAELIALATAELNAMWAPQQVEFIDEFPLTESGKVDKKVLRERYAARTGPGGH, encoded by the coding sequence GTGGGCGATCGGACATACGATCCGGCAGACAACTACGCCGCGAAGGCATTGATGCTATTCACCGGATACGGTGACGCCGAAGCGCTCGTCGCGGTCGACGGCCGGCGCTACTCCTACGCCGAGGTGCGCGCCGAGGTGATCGCGATGGCGGGGGCGCTGTGGGCGCACGGCATCCGCCCCGGGCAGGCGCTGGGCGTGCTCGCCCGCAACCCCGCCGAGTCTGTCTTCCTGCAGCTCGCGGCGGGCCTGATGGGCTGCCGCACCGCCTGGATCGCCAACAACGCCCCGCCGCGGTTCCGGCGCGGCTTCCTCGACCTTGCCGAGGTCGACGCCTTCGTCTACGACGCCGGCAAGCTGCCCGAGATGGGCGCGGAGCTGGCGGCGCTCGCCGCACCCCGCCCGGTGTTCTGCTTCGGGCCGGGCGGCGCGGGGCCGGATCTCACCGCCGGGCCGCCCGCGACCGAGCTGCCGTTCGACCCGGCCGCCGTCACCGACGAGCCGTCGTCGCTGTTCCAGACCGGCGGCACCACCGGCTCGCCGAAGCTGGTGCACCACGGGCACCGCTTCTTCGCCGCGCTGCACGCCCTGTCGGAGTACTACCTCAGCGGCGGCCAGCCCACCCTGCGGCACCTGCTGGTCGCCGGCACCTGGCACGTCAGCGCGCAGACCGCGGTGTTCATGACGCTGTTCACCGGGGGCACCGCCTTCCTGCACGACGGCCTGGACTACCCGCTGTTCTACGACACCGTCGAACGCGAGCGCATCAACAGCACCCTGCTCGCCCCGCCCCTGCTGTACGTGCTGCTCGACGACCCGAAGTCGGCCGGGGTCGACTTCAGCAGCCTGCACACGCTGACCGTGTCCGGCGCGGCGGCCTCCCCGGCCCGGCTCACCCAGGCCATCGAGCGCTTCGGCCCGGTGCTGCGCATCGTGTACGGCATGAGCGAGTCCCCGTTCATCTCGGCGCTGCCCGAGCTCGACCACGACCCGGCGCACCCGGAGCGGCTGTCCTCGTGCGGCATCCCGTACGGCGACGTGCGCGTGCAGGTCCGGGGCGAGGACGGGGCCGTGCTGGCGCCCGGCGAGGTCGGCGAGGTCTGGATCACCGGCTCGCTGCTGATGCGCGGCTACTGGGGCATGCCCGAACTGACCGCGCAGACGCTCGTCGACGGGTGGCTGCGCACCGGGGACGTGGGCCGGCTGGACGCCGACGGCTACCTGTACCTGCTGGACCGGGTCAAGGACATGATCGTCACCGGGTTGAGCAGCACCAACGTCTTCTGCCGCCCAGTCGAGGACGCGCTGGCCGCGCACCCCGAGGTGGTCGCCGCAACGGTCATCGGCGTGCCGCACGAGCTGGAGGGCGAGGCGGTGCACGCGTACGTGGTGCGCACGCCCGACGGCACGGTCACTCCGGCGGAGTTGATCGCGCTGGCCACCGCCGAGCTCAACGCGATGTGGGCGCCGCAGCAGGTCGAGTTCATCGACGAGTTCCCGCTGACCGAGTCCGGCAAGGTCGACAAGAAGGTTCTGCGGGAGCGGTACGCCGCCCGCACCGGTCCTGGAGGGCACTGA
- a CDS encoding pyridoxal phosphate-dependent decarboxylase family protein, with protein MTARPEDYAPALDHAVAHTLAWLASLPDRPVRPRVDADELAAAFGGPLPDGPTDAAEVVDQLARQAEPGLMAMPSGRFFGWVIGGTLPAALAADWLVSAWDQNATLRYATPAVAAIEEAAAAWVLDLLGLPGHADVGFVTGATMANFTGLAAGRQHVLAQAGWDLDTLGLTGAPRVRVLAGAERHATLDQALRYLGLGAPIPVPADGQGRIRLDALADELARGTGPTILCLQAGNIHSGAYDDIGAACALARQHGAWVHVDGAFGLWAAAAPATRHLLTGHELADSWATDAHKTLNVPYDCGIVAVAHPAALRAAMGTQASYLVRAEAGPADPQDKVPELSRRARSVPVWAALRSLGRTGVADLVERLTRHARALADGIGAIEGATVLNDVVFTQVCAAFSDDARTREVTARLLAEGAAWMSGSRWHDRDVLRVSVSNWSTDDADVAASIAAVRRAAAR; from the coding sequence ATGACCGCACGACCCGAGGACTACGCGCCCGCGCTCGATCACGCCGTCGCCCACACCCTCGCCTGGCTGGCCTCGCTGCCCGACCGCCCGGTGCGGCCCCGCGTCGACGCCGACGAGCTGGCGGCCGCGTTCGGCGGCCCGCTGCCGGACGGTCCCACCGACGCGGCAGAGGTCGTCGACCAGCTCGCCCGCCAGGCCGAGCCCGGCTTGATGGCGATGCCGTCGGGCCGCTTCTTCGGCTGGGTCATCGGCGGCACGCTGCCCGCCGCGCTCGCCGCCGACTGGCTGGTCAGCGCCTGGGACCAGAACGCCACGCTGCGGTACGCCACGCCCGCCGTCGCCGCGATCGAGGAAGCCGCGGCGGCCTGGGTGCTCGACCTGCTGGGCCTGCCCGGCCACGCCGACGTCGGGTTCGTCACCGGCGCGACCATGGCCAACTTCACCGGCCTGGCCGCCGGACGCCAGCACGTCCTGGCGCAGGCCGGCTGGGACCTCGACACGCTCGGCCTGACCGGCGCGCCCCGGGTGCGCGTGCTCGCCGGCGCGGAACGCCACGCCACCCTCGACCAGGCGTTGCGCTACCTCGGCCTGGGTGCGCCGATCCCGGTCCCCGCCGACGGCCAGGGCCGCATCCGCCTCGACGCGCTCGCCGACGAGCTGGCCCGTGGCACCGGGCCGACCATCCTGTGCCTGCAGGCGGGCAACATCCACTCCGGGGCGTACGACGACATCGGCGCGGCGTGCGCGCTCGCCCGGCAGCACGGCGCGTGGGTGCACGTCGACGGCGCGTTCGGGCTCTGGGCCGCCGCCGCCCCGGCCACCAGGCACCTGCTCACCGGGCACGAACTGGCCGACTCCTGGGCCACCGACGCGCACAAGACCCTCAACGTGCCCTACGACTGCGGCATCGTCGCGGTCGCGCACCCCGCCGCGCTGCGGGCCGCCATGGGCACACAGGCCAGCTACCTGGTACGCGCCGAAGCCGGCCCCGCCGACCCGCAGGACAAGGTCCCCGAGCTTTCCCGCCGCGCCCGCAGCGTGCCGGTGTGGGCGGCGCTGCGCTCGCTCGGCCGCACCGGCGTCGCCGACCTGGTCGAGCGGCTCACCCGGCACGCCCGCGCGCTGGCCGACGGCATCGGCGCGATCGAGGGCGCGACCGTCCTCAACGACGTCGTGTTCACGCAGGTCTGCGCCGCCTTCTCCGACGACGCCCGGACCCGCGAGGTGACCGCGCGCCTGCTGGCCGAGGGCGCCGCCTGGATGTCCGGCTCCCGCTGGCACGACCGTGACGTGCTCCGGGTGTCGGTCAGCAACTGGTCCACCGACGACGCCGACGTGGCCGCCTCGATCGCCGCCGTACGCCGCGCCGCCGCCCGATGA
- a CDS encoding GNAT family N-acetyltransferase: MTIIRPYRPSDHDAVYDICIRTAHHGGDARPHYRDPGILPEIFALPYAHLEPQFAFVLADADDHAVGYVLATGDTESFVERFRHEWLPRVADRYPPLDGAEPRDGDEVMRDLLHRPERMVLPALAAYPAHLHIDLLPEHQRQGHGRALIGRLVLALQEAGVPAVHLGMATANTAARAFYDRIGMHVVDVPDPGPLTYLGLKV, from the coding sequence ATGACGATCATCCGTCCGTACCGGCCGAGCGACCACGACGCGGTGTACGACATCTGCATCCGCACCGCCCACCACGGCGGCGACGCCCGGCCGCACTACCGCGATCCGGGCATCCTCCCGGAGATCTTCGCCCTCCCCTACGCCCACCTGGAGCCCCAGTTCGCCTTCGTGCTGGCCGACGCCGACGACCACGCCGTCGGGTACGTGCTGGCCACCGGCGACACCGAGTCGTTCGTGGAACGGTTCCGGCACGAGTGGCTGCCGCGGGTGGCCGACCGCTACCCGCCGCTGGACGGCGCGGAGCCCCGCGACGGCGACGAGGTCATGCGAGACCTGCTGCACCGGCCGGAGCGGATGGTGCTGCCCGCGCTCGCGGCCTACCCGGCGCACCTGCACATCGACCTGCTGCCCGAGCACCAGCGGCAGGGCCACGGCCGGGCCCTGATCGGCCGGCTCGTGCTGGCGCTGCAGGAGGCCGGCGTGCCCGCGGTGCACCTGGGCATGGCCACCGCGAACACCGCCGCGCGGGCCTTCTACGACCGGATCGGCATGCACGTCGTCGACGTGCCCGACCCCGGCCCGCTGACCTACCTCGGCCTCAAGGTCTGA
- a CDS encoding SGNH/GDSL hydrolase family protein has product MNSPRQRQFLMALVTLVTVGSTLLVATANSQAVAPEPEAWTGSWSAALTPAGAGKSKDGFSDQTIRMFVHTSVGGTQARIRLSNRYGTAPLTIGRATLALPWPEAGPGDLKPGSVVDATFNGQKQVTIPSGGSAVSDPVPMEVPASQDVAVTLYVPAQPKPNPATWHIYSRETTYIGTGDHASEASGAKLAETRNNWYYLAGLDVLNRSGQGSIVVLGDSITDGLKTTVNADRRWTDFLGARLVKEAPEGRAPGILNAGLSGNRLTLNGADLGVNELGMNGASRFHFDVLGQTGVRTVILALGINDVWLSQDTADNIIARIQQMASVARQSGLKVVVCTLSPWNAFESAPGVVAYTPTLDSVRLQVNSYIRTSTEFDGIIDFDAALRDPANPTKLRPEWDSGDHIHPNDAGNEAMAKAVPLDLLLADDADED; this is encoded by the coding sequence ATGAACAGCCCCCGCCAACGGCAATTCCTGATGGCACTGGTCACCCTGGTGACCGTCGGCTCGACCCTGCTGGTCGCCACCGCGAACAGCCAGGCCGTCGCCCCCGAGCCGGAGGCCTGGACCGGCTCCTGGTCCGCGGCGCTGACCCCGGCCGGCGCCGGCAAGTCCAAGGACGGCTTCTCCGACCAGACCATCCGGATGTTCGTGCACACCTCGGTCGGCGGCACCCAGGCCCGCATCCGGCTGTCCAACCGCTACGGCACCGCGCCGCTCACCATCGGCCGCGCCACGCTCGCGCTGCCCTGGCCCGAGGCCGGCCCCGGCGACCTGAAGCCCGGCTCGGTGGTCGACGCCACGTTCAACGGGCAGAAGCAGGTGACCATCCCCTCCGGCGGCAGCGCGGTCAGCGACCCGGTGCCGATGGAGGTCCCGGCCTCGCAGGACGTCGCGGTGACCCTCTACGTGCCGGCCCAGCCGAAGCCGAACCCGGCCACCTGGCACATCTACTCCCGGGAGACCACCTACATCGGCACCGGCGACCACGCGAGCGAGGCCAGCGGCGCGAAGCTCGCCGAGACCCGCAACAACTGGTACTACCTCGCCGGCCTGGACGTGCTCAACCGCAGCGGGCAGGGCTCGATCGTGGTGCTCGGCGACTCGATCACCGACGGGCTGAAGACGACCGTCAACGCCGACCGCCGCTGGACCGACTTCCTGGGCGCGCGGCTGGTCAAGGAGGCACCCGAGGGCCGGGCCCCCGGCATCCTCAACGCGGGCCTGTCCGGCAACCGGCTCACCCTCAACGGCGCCGACCTCGGCGTCAACGAGCTCGGCATGAACGGCGCGTCCCGGTTCCACTTCGACGTGCTCGGGCAGACCGGGGTGCGCACCGTCATCCTCGCCCTGGGCATCAACGACGTCTGGCTCAGCCAGGACACCGCGGACAACATCATCGCGCGCATCCAGCAGATGGCGTCGGTGGCCCGGCAGTCCGGGCTGAAGGTCGTCGTGTGCACGCTGAGCCCGTGGAACGCCTTCGAGTCCGCGCCCGGCGTGGTCGCGTACACCCCGACGCTGGACTCGGTGCGGCTGCAGGTGAACTCGTACATCCGCACCAGCACCGAGTTCGACGGGATCATCGACTTCGACGCCGCGCTGCGCGACCCGGCCAACCCGACCAAGCTGCGCCCCGAGTGGGACAGCGGCGACCACATCCACCCCAACGACGCCGGCAACGAGGCGATGGCCAAGGCCGTCCCGCTCGACCTGCTCCTCGCCGACGACGCCGACGAGGACTGA
- a CDS encoding phosphotransferase produces the protein MTTPAVPPAHENGNRAGPVTPAWTPEHEVDAEQAAALLAEQFPALRAAAVTLLATGWDNTVHLVGGEWVFRFPRRAVALRLLAHETAVLPRLAGRLPLPIPFPELIGVPSARFPWPFWGARLVPGVELADTGLPDDRRARAAVDLGGFLRTLHDPALAALVMRAAGPAAVLPHDPMRRGDPAVRGPQAREWLARLAASGVWQPDPAVFRLLDEAEPLGPADGPPVLVHGDLHQRHLLLGDDGRATGVIDWGDVCLADPAVDLSLAYSGFAGPARAALLDAYGPVSPEREARARVLAVNLSAVLAEYAHAEGRAALLREALAGVSRAVR, from the coding sequence ATGACCACCCCCGCCGTGCCACCCGCGCACGAGAACGGCAACCGCGCAGGCCCGGTCACACCCGCCTGGACGCCCGAACACGAGGTCGACGCCGAGCAGGCGGCCGCGCTGCTCGCCGAGCAGTTCCCGGCGCTGCGCGCGGCTGCCGTGACGCTGCTCGCCACCGGCTGGGACAACACCGTTCACCTGGTCGGCGGCGAGTGGGTGTTCCGGTTCCCGCGCCGCGCGGTCGCCCTGCGGCTGCTGGCCCACGAGACCGCGGTGCTGCCCCGACTCGCCGGGAGGCTGCCGCTGCCGATCCCGTTCCCCGAGCTGATCGGCGTGCCGTCGGCCCGCTTCCCGTGGCCTTTCTGGGGCGCCCGCCTGGTGCCGGGGGTGGAACTGGCCGACACCGGCCTGCCCGACGACCGGCGTGCCCGCGCCGCCGTGGACCTGGGTGGCTTTCTCCGCACACTGCACGACCCGGCCCTGGCCGCACTGGTCATGAGGGCGGCCGGTCCGGCGGCGGTGTTGCCGCACGATCCGATGCGGCGCGGGGACCCCGCTGTGCGGGGGCCGCAGGCGCGGGAGTGGCTGGCCCGGCTCGCCGCGTCGGGTGTGTGGCAGCCCGACCCGGCCGTGTTCCGGCTGCTCGACGAGGCGGAGCCGCTCGGCCCGGCGGACGGCCCGCCGGTGCTGGTCCACGGCGACCTGCACCAGCGGCACCTGCTGCTCGGCGACGACGGGCGGGCCACCGGCGTCATCGACTGGGGTGACGTGTGCCTGGCCGACCCGGCGGTGGACCTGTCCCTGGCCTACAGCGGCTTCGCCGGCCCCGCCCGAGCCGCCCTGCTCGACGCCTACGGACCCGTTTCGCCCGAGCGCGAGGCGCGGGCGCGGGTGCTGGCCGTGAACCTCAGCGCGGTGCTGGCCGAATACGCCCACGCCGAGGGCCGTGCCGCGCTGCTGCGCGAGGCGCTGGCGGGAGTCTCCCGGGCGGTCCGCTGA
- a CDS encoding cytochrome P450: MVAEVSLAALHTEEVRRDPYPFYAELHRHGPVCRVAPGDRYGYVVHGYEASAAVLRDSATFRVMDSTLLGAKPTWEGNRAHAVFMNSVFFTNAPRHTRMRKMFNQAFTPRRINALEPAIDRMTADLLDRLAAQAAGGAKVDFMSEFAFPLPANVLGELLGVPEADRAWYRPRALALGAILELGGATADNVAAADTAAEEITAFFADLAAQRRQDPRDDMITALVQALESDGTPLSEEELLANLIVVFNAGFVTTTHLLGNGLTMLLERPDELARLRADLSLAPRYVEEILRYEVPTHFSVRWVAQDTEVAGVPIPGGCWVLVLLAAANRDPAQFDRPDVFDPDRTETATLSFGAGAHYCLGAALARLEGQRGLAMLLERFGDIRLAAPPGTPRQLMLRGHEQLWLTLA; the protein is encoded by the coding sequence GTGGTCGCCGAGGTCTCGCTGGCGGCGCTGCACACCGAGGAGGTGCGCCGCGACCCGTACCCGTTCTACGCCGAACTGCACCGCCACGGCCCGGTCTGCCGGGTCGCGCCCGGCGACCGGTACGGCTACGTGGTGCACGGCTACGAGGCCTCGGCGGCCGTGCTGCGGGACTCGGCGACGTTCAGGGTCATGGACTCCACGCTGCTCGGCGCGAAGCCCACCTGGGAGGGCAACCGGGCGCACGCCGTGTTCATGAACTCGGTCTTCTTCACCAACGCGCCCCGGCACACCCGCATGCGCAAGATGTTCAACCAGGCCTTCACCCCGCGCCGCATCAACGCGCTCGAACCGGCGATCGACCGGATGACCGCGGACCTGCTCGACCGGCTCGCCGCACAGGCCGCCGGCGGCGCGAAGGTCGACTTCATGAGCGAGTTCGCGTTCCCGCTGCCCGCCAACGTCCTCGGCGAGCTGCTCGGCGTGCCCGAGGCCGACCGCGCCTGGTATCGCCCCCGTGCACTGGCGCTCGGCGCGATCCTGGAACTCGGCGGCGCGACCGCCGACAACGTCGCCGCCGCCGACACCGCGGCCGAGGAGATCACGGCGTTCTTCGCCGACCTCGCCGCGCAGCGGCGCCAGGATCCGCGCGACGACATGATCACCGCGCTGGTGCAGGCCCTGGAGTCCGACGGGACGCCGCTGAGCGAGGAGGAACTGCTCGCCAACCTGATCGTGGTGTTCAACGCCGGGTTCGTCACCACGACCCACCTGCTCGGCAACGGGCTCACGATGCTGCTGGAACGGCCCGACGAGCTGGCGCGGCTGCGCGCGGACCTGTCACTGGCACCGCGGTACGTCGAGGAGATCCTGCGGTACGAGGTGCCGACGCACTTCTCCGTGCGGTGGGTCGCGCAGGACACCGAGGTCGCGGGGGTGCCGATCCCGGGCGGGTGCTGGGTGCTGGTGCTGCTGGCGGCCGCGAACCGGGATCCGGCGCAGTTCGACCGGCCGGACGTGTTCGACCCGGACCGGACCGAGACGGCGACGCTCAGCTTCGGGGCGGGAGCGCACTACTGCCTGGGCGCGGCGCTGGCCCGGTTGGAGGGCCAGCGCGGGCTGGCGATGCTGCTGGAGCGGTTCGGCGACATCCGGCTCGCCGCGCCGCCGGGCACGCCGCGGCAGCTCATGCTGCGGGGCCACGAGCAGCTGTGGCTGACCCTGGCCTGA